Part of the Calditrichota bacterium genome is shown below.
TTAAGGATGGCTTGTCAAGAGGCCGAGTCGAGGAGGCTGAGATTGGTCGGGGGATAAGAGTCGGGACCGAGGGGCAGAATTCGAAAGGCCGGGAAGAAAAGGGTTAGTCATCGTTCCGCATGGGGAGTCGTCACTTAGAATTACACTGCAGCGATATGAGAATGGTTTTATGCGGTTATCTCGTGTCTCTTGGTGGGCGCTTAGTGCAGGTCTGCTCGATCATTGCGCTTCACCCCGATACTCTAACCACTCCGTCGCCGTCCACGTGGCGGCGGCCTTGCCCTTCAAGCGTTCTACAATGTAGAGCGCCGCATCAATTCCGGCTGTGACCCCTGCCGACGTGACGAGATTGCCGTCCACCACGAACCGCTTGCCTTCGATAACTTTGCAGGTTGGCGCAGCTTTGCGTAAGTCGGTGATTCCCCAATGGTGCGTGGTAGCCTGCATACTATCCAATAGGCCGGTGTTGGCAAGCAGGAACGCTCCATAGCAAACCGAAAATACAATGCCTGATTCGTCTGCCTTCTTCTTCAGCCATGTTCGTCCGGCTTCGTTCACTGAAGAGAGGTCTCCGCCCGGAACAACCAGAATGTCCGCCTTAGGTTCTTCACCAAATGCAAAGTCGGGGCTGATAGTCACCCCGCCCATTGTTTTAATTGGTTCCCTGCTCTCCGCGACGGTCACTACTTGAAATGACTTACTTTGATCTGTTACGATGAAGACTTCGGCAGGTCCAGCGAAATCCATCAGTTCGACGCCTTGGAATAGAAGAATGACTACGGTATGCATCCTGAGCCCCTTGGGTTGAGTTGTAATCAATTACAAGATCACTTGATGAATTGGATGCTCTGCATCGCGATCCCCCGAGCGGACGCCAGTTTCACGAAGTAGCATCCGGAGGGAAACCCATCAGCGCTCCACTCGATGGAATGTACGCCTGTGGAGTAACTCCCGTCCGCGATCAGCGATACCTCTCGCCCGGCAAGGTCAAATGCAGCCAGCCTGATCTTCGCCGCTCCGGGTAGAGTGAACTGAACTCTCGCCGTAGAATTGAAGGGATTGGGGAAGCAGTTTAGAGTGATAAACTGCGGGATTGGCTTGTTCTGATCCTCGGGCGCAGACAATTCCTCGCAGAACTCTTTCAGCAGGTTGGTATATGTGTAGGGTTCGTCCTCCGAAAGAAGACTGCCGGGATAAGGATACCAGCTCATCAGCGGCAAGTTATCGGGATTGCCGCCCGCCTCAGTGAAACGCTGGTAGCTCGCCATTGTCCCGGCGAAGAATACCGAATCACCCATGTTACCGCCAGCCTCGTCGTTAAGGATGAGACCAAACCGCATCCCGTGATCCTGAACCCACTGTTGCAGTCTCACCAACTTCGGCCAGGAGTTCAGTCGCCTTGTCTGATTGTAGTTGTAGGGGCTGTCGGCGTGGAATGCTTCGAGTGAGAGCCCCCGGGCGCTCAGAGTATCAAGGACGACCTGCAGAATTTCCAATAGGTCGCCGCGATCCTGCCCCGGGTTGCTCGGGTATTGTTCGATGTGGTACCAAGGAACCGGCTCGATCAGCACGAACTGCAAATCGGGATGGACGGCGAGAACCGCTTCCATATAGTCGGCGAGCTCGCTTGCGGACTGGGAAGGATCGAAGGCGCAGATTGTGTCGCCGCCGGACGCGAGCGTGTAACCGACCGGCGAGTCCATATGGAGGTAGGTTACTTCACCGCCAGCGTTGTAGATATGCTGGATCTTGGCAAGCTCATCCCGCGCCGTCAATTCACCGACCTGATCGACGTCAGCGCCGTGCAGGTTATGCGACCTGAGGCCGCCGACTTCCAGCGCTAATTGGATTCCAGTCCTCTGAATGAACGGCACAATGCGCCGCTCGAGGCTGTCGCGCCTG
Proteins encoded:
- a CDS encoding DJ-1/PfpI family protein, producing MHTVVILLFQGVELMDFAGPAEVFIVTDQSKSFQVVTVAESREPIKTMGGVTISPDFAFGEEPKADILVVPGGDLSSVNEAGRTWLKKKADESGIVFSVCYGAFLLANTGLLDSMQATTHHWGITDLRKAAPTCKVIEGKRFVVDGNLVTSAGVTAGIDAALYIVERLKGKAAATWTATEWLEYRGEAQ
- a CDS encoding T9SS type A sorting domain-containing protein, with translation MQTRLISTLALSLALMVSVVTTDAIAQEKQIWFSPNNSAEDFIQLFDENADWATGRSQVNVLSTHENWLGGRRDSLERRIVPFIQRTGIQLALEVGGLRSHNLHGADVDQVGELTARDELAKIQHIYNAGGEVTYLHMDSPVGYTLASGGDTICAFDPSQSASELADYMEAVLAVHPDLQFVLIEPVPWYHIEQYPSNPGQDRGDLLEILQVVLDTLSARGLSLEAFHADSPYNYNQTRRLNSWPKLVRLQQWVQDHGMRFGLILNDEAGGNMGDSVFFAGTMASYQRFTEAGGNPDNLPLMSWYPYPGSLLSEDEPYTYTNLLKEFCEELSAPEDQNKPIPQFITLNCFPNPFNSTARVQFTLPGAAKIRLAAFDLAGREVSLIADGSYSTGVHSIEWSADGFPSGCYFVKLASARGIAMQSIQFIK